In Chitinophaga sp. HK235, a single window of DNA contains:
- a CDS encoding exopolyphosphatase, with protein sequence MKLAAIDIGSNAARLLISEASPSSSGAMDFTKVNLVRVPLRLGFDVFDNGSISEKRACHLIDTIKAYKLLLDVYEVKYLKACATSAMRDASNGAVILQEVKTQTGIDIRIISGQEEASFIYENHIAENLDKSRSYLYIDVGGGSTELTLFSGTRLVFKESFNIGTIRLLHQQVADSSWQQMKDFLKQQLKSIGPVTAIGSGGNINKVFSMSKRKEGKPLSLDTLKDYYKEFSNFSIEERIHMYNLREDRADVIVPALQIYINAMRWAGANEIFVPKIGLADGLIQALYREIAVPANVFQ encoded by the coding sequence ATGAAACTAGCTGCGATTGATATTGGTTCCAATGCGGCGAGACTGCTGATCTCGGAGGCATCTCCCAGCAGTTCGGGCGCAATGGATTTTACCAAAGTGAACCTGGTTAGAGTCCCGCTGCGGCTGGGTTTCGACGTATTCGACAATGGTTCGATCTCTGAAAAAAGGGCCTGTCATCTGATAGACACGATCAAGGCCTACAAATTATTACTGGACGTATATGAAGTAAAATACCTGAAAGCCTGTGCTACCTCTGCCATGCGCGATGCCAGCAATGGTGCGGTAATCCTGCAGGAGGTAAAAACACAGACCGGTATCGATATCAGAATCATTTCCGGTCAGGAAGAAGCTTCTTTTATTTATGAAAACCATATCGCAGAAAACCTCGATAAAAGCAGGTCTTACCTCTACATCGACGTTGGCGGCGGCAGTACGGAACTGACACTTTTCAGCGGTACCCGCCTGGTTTTCAAGGAATCTTTCAACATCGGTACCATCCGGCTGCTGCACCAGCAGGTCGCTGACAGCTCCTGGCAGCAGATGAAAGACTTCCTCAAACAACAGCTTAAATCCATCGGACCAGTTACCGCCATTGGCTCCGGAGGCAACATCAACAAGGTGTTTTCCATGTCCAAACGCAAGGAAGGTAAACCACTTTCGCTGGACACACTCAAGGATTATTACAAGGAATTCAGCAACTTCTCCATTGAAGAACGCATACATATGTACAACCTGCGGGAAGACCGTGCCGACGTGATTGTGCCCGCCCTGCAGATCTATATCAACGCCATGCGCTGGGCCGGGGCCAACGAGATATTCGTTCCCAAAATCGGTCTGGCAGACGGTCTCATACAAGCGCTGTACAGGGAAATCGCCGTCCCGGCCAATGTATTCCAATAA
- the panB gene encoding 3-methyl-2-oxobutanoate hydroxymethyltransferase, whose protein sequence is MSVHKDIKRVTTHVLQKMKLDGEKISMITAYDYSMARIFDDAGIDVILVGDSASNVMAGHETTLPITLDQMIYHASSVIRAIKRCFVVVDLPFGSYQGNSKEALNSAIRIMKETGAHGIKIEGGEEIIESVKRIISAGVPVMGHLGLTPQSIYKFGTYAVRATEDAEAQKLISDAKLLQDAGCFAIVLEKIPAALAKEVAAAVHIPIIGIGAGNVDGQVLVMHDMLGINKEFKPRFLRRYLDLYSQIYDATQAYISDVKSQDFPNEKEQY, encoded by the coding sequence ATGTCTGTGCATAAAGATATCAAGCGTGTGACCACGCATGTTCTGCAGAAGATGAAATTAGACGGGGAAAAAATCTCCATGATCACCGCCTATGACTATTCCATGGCCAGGATCTTTGATGATGCCGGCATCGATGTAATACTGGTAGGTGATTCTGCGTCCAATGTAATGGCCGGCCATGAAACCACCCTGCCTATCACACTCGACCAGATGATCTACCACGCCTCCTCTGTCATCAGAGCGATCAAACGTTGTTTTGTTGTGGTAGACCTGCCCTTCGGCTCTTATCAGGGCAACTCCAAGGAAGCACTCAATTCTGCCATCCGCATCATGAAAGAAACCGGTGCACATGGTATCAAAATAGAAGGCGGTGAAGAAATCATCGAGTCTGTAAAAAGGATTATCTCTGCCGGCGTACCAGTGATGGGACACCTGGGCCTCACACCACAGTCTATCTACAAATTTGGCACCTACGCAGTGAGAGCCACTGAAGATGCAGAGGCACAAAAACTCATCAGCGACGCCAAACTCCTGCAGGATGCAGGCTGCTTCGCCATTGTACTCGAAAAGATTCCGGCTGCGCTGGCAAAAGAAGTAGCTGCTGCAGTACATATTCCCATCATCGGCATCGGTGCTGGCAATGTAGACGGACAGGTACTGGTGATGCATGATATGCTGGGCATCAACAAAGAGTTCAAACCCCGCTTCCTGCGCCGCTACCTCGATCTATACTCTCAGATATATGACGCCACACAGGCCTATATCAGCGATGTTAAGTCGCAGGACTTCCCGAATGAAAAAGAACAATATTAA